In Thermobaculum terrenum ATCC BAA-798, the DNA window GAAGGTGTGGTTGGCCGCCTTACCAAAGGTTACAGTTCGCGTGCGCTCTTGCCGCAATGGTCATATCACAACATAGAGACCGCCAATACCCGAAGCTATCAGAGGTGCTCAACTTTCTTCAAAAGAAAACTCATGATAACTTCTGGGACTTTTAGGGAGTTTCAGTTTACAATCGCGTCTACCGCTTCCCTTATCTTCCTGGCTACTTCTTCCATAGCTGCTTCGTTCGGATACTTTTGCCTGGGCCAGAAGAAGCCTCTAAGCCCATCTCCTCTCCTTCTAGGAACGACGTGTACGTGCAGATGTGGAACGCTCTGGCTAATTTTGTTGTTTATTCCCACGAAGGTCCCCTCAGCCTCCATCGCCTTAGGTATAGCCTCAGAAAGGGTTCTCACGGCTTTGAATAAAGGTAATACAAGATCGTTAGGCAGATCTGGCAGAG includes these proteins:
- a CDS encoding HIT family protein; the encoded protein is MGTETKCKFCLISSGESNAKIVYANDFCLGFLDIRPVFPGHVLVIPRKHYVTLPDLPNDLVLPLFKAVRTLSEAIPKAMEAEGTFVGINNKISQSVPHLHVHVVPRRRGDGLRGFFWPRQKYPNEAAMEEVARKIREAVDAIVN